The following coding sequences lie in one Arachis hypogaea cultivar Tifrunner chromosome 4, arahy.Tifrunner.gnm2.J5K5, whole genome shotgun sequence genomic window:
- the LOC112796547 gene encoding uncharacterized protein isoform X1, producing MISLEMSVQGTTASQQPQGAESAHIVRPDLPYLMSSQERRRYRIQCIHLQNAAENGHWKKAKKILEQDRTLLTYGITKRWETILHVAVSANRVRFVKELVNWLQPGDLALQDQKGRTAFCLAAIAGNVRIAEILRRQNDSLPGIRDREGGTPLHLAALRGRKEMARYLYPQTKGILQEDEWIPLFLTCVNSQISDVALEMLNEKETLLATARSGGGNNETALHALARRSSLCCCQNLESRKHLLHLCKKDTWSIKLVERIMGILISLDGRVMTNTMSTPPVTLIAAEVGNLEFLSVIMSIDPELVWDSEDTSQRIIRAAVLHRHASVFNLLIHRAGPIIDSIVTSIDAEGNNLLHCAAKLAPPDKLKLVSGETLQMMLESTWYKVVKKLMPPSSVEMRNYAGLTPRQLFTMEHEPLLKKGVSWMNKTAKACIIVSTLIFSACYSWLTGNNNDDNKGSQNDSKRLASQIFALADTVALMSSLASVSIFFSTVISRFSEEDFLKSLPLKLISGLVALFISIISMILAFSSTFFITNYEYLKWVPSSISGVAFLTIPLFVSLQFPLWFDMMYSAYISSSLS from the exons ATGATATCTCT AGAGATGTCTGTACAAGGCACAACTGCTTCCCAACAGCCTCAAGGTGCTGAATCAGCTCATATTGTGAGGCCAGATCTTCCGTATCTTATGTCTTCAC AAGAAAGACGTAGATACCGCATCCAGTGTATTCACCTTCAAAATGCAGCAGAAAACGGTCACTGGAAAAAAGCTAAGAAAATCTTAGAACAGGATCGGACGCTGCTGACCTATGGCATAACAAAAAGGTGGGAAACAATCCTTCATGTTGCAGTGAGTGCGAATCGTGTTCGCTTTGTGAAGGAGCTGGTGAATTGGTTGCAACCTGGTGACTTGGCATTGCAAGATCAAAAAGGGAGAACGGCGTTCTGCTTAGCTGCAATAGCTGGGAATGTGCGAATCGCCGAGATATTGAGGAGACAAAATGATTCGTTGCCTGGAATCAGGGATAGAGAAGGAGGAACTCCTCTTCACCTTGCTGCCTTGcgaggaagaaaggaaatggcACGGTATCTGTACCCTCAAACCAAAGGTATACTGCAAGAAGATGAATGGATTCCCCTCTTCCTCACTTGTGTAAACTCGCAGATCTCTG ACGTAGCCTTGGAAATGTTAAATGAAAAGGAAACACTACTAGCTACTGCTAGGAGCGGTGGTGGTAACAATGAGACGGCTTTACATGCCTTGGCCCGTAGGTCTTCACTTTGTTGCTGCCAAAATCTAGAGTCTCGGAAGCACCTCCTGCATTTAT GTAAGAAGGATACCTGGTCAATCAAACTTGTAGAACGCATCATGGGAATACTTATTAGCCTTGATGGTAGAGTGATGACGAATACCATGTCCACACCTCCGGTAACACTAATTGCCGCGGAGGTAGGAAATCTTGAGTTTCTATCTGTGATTATGAGCATAGACCCCGAATTGGTATGGGACTCTGAAGACACGAGCCAACGCATAATCCGCGCAGCTGTTTTGCATCGTCATGCTAGTGTCTTCAATTTATTAATACATCGTGCGGGCCCAATCATAGATTCCATAGTAACTTCCATTGATGCCGAAGGAAACAATCTATTGCATTGTGCTGCAAAATTAGCACCACCAGACAAACTTAAATTGGTCTCTGGAGAAACGCTTCAAATGATGCTTGAGTCGACATGGTATAAG GTGGTGAAGAAGTTGATGCCGCCATCATCAGTGGAAATGAGAAACTATGCAGGTCTTACTCCACGCCAACTGTTTACCATGGAGCATGAACCATTGCTCAAGAAAGGAGTATCATGGATGAACAAAACCGCAAAGGCTTGCATTATTGTTTCGACCCTAATTTTCTCTGCTTGCTACAGCTGGTTAACTGGTAACAATAATGATGACAATAAAGGAAGTCAAAACGATTCCAAGAGACTAGCATCCCAGATATTTGCATTAGCAGATACCGTAGCACTGATGTCATCTTTAGCCTCTGTCTCCATTTTCTTCTCTACCGTCATCTCACGTTTTTCTGAAGAGGACTTTCTCAAGTCACTACCGCTCAAGTTGATATCTGGCCTAGTGGCATTATTTATCTCAATTATAAGCATGATCTTAGCATTTAGTAGTACCTTCTTCATAACAAATTACGAATATTTGAAGTGGGTTCCTAGTTCCATCTCTGGGGTTGCATTTTTAACAATACCCCTATTTGTAAGTCTTCAGTTTCCCCTATGGTTTGATATGATGTATTCAGCTTACATTTCTAGTTCTCTCTCTTGA
- the LOC112796547 gene encoding uncharacterized protein isoform X2: MISLEMSVQGTTASQQPQGAESAHIVRPDLPYLMSSQRRRYRIQCIHLQNAAENGHWKKAKKILEQDRTLLTYGITKRWETILHVAVSANRVRFVKELVNWLQPGDLALQDQKGRTAFCLAAIAGNVRIAEILRRQNDSLPGIRDREGGTPLHLAALRGRKEMARYLYPQTKGILQEDEWIPLFLTCVNSQISDVALEMLNEKETLLATARSGGGNNETALHALARRSSLCCCQNLESRKHLLHLCKKDTWSIKLVERIMGILISLDGRVMTNTMSTPPVTLIAAEVGNLEFLSVIMSIDPELVWDSEDTSQRIIRAAVLHRHASVFNLLIHRAGPIIDSIVTSIDAEGNNLLHCAAKLAPPDKLKLVSGETLQMMLESTWYKVVKKLMPPSSVEMRNYAGLTPRQLFTMEHEPLLKKGVSWMNKTAKACIIVSTLIFSACYSWLTGNNNDDNKGSQNDSKRLASQIFALADTVALMSSLASVSIFFSTVISRFSEEDFLKSLPLKLISGLVALFISIISMILAFSSTFFITNYEYLKWVPSSISGVAFLTIPLFVSLQFPLWFDMMYSAYISSSLS; this comes from the exons ATGATATCTCT AGAGATGTCTGTACAAGGCACAACTGCTTCCCAACAGCCTCAAGGTGCTGAATCAGCTCATATTGTGAGGCCAGATCTTCCGTATCTTATGTCTTCAC AAAGACGTAGATACCGCATCCAGTGTATTCACCTTCAAAATGCAGCAGAAAACGGTCACTGGAAAAAAGCTAAGAAAATCTTAGAACAGGATCGGACGCTGCTGACCTATGGCATAACAAAAAGGTGGGAAACAATCCTTCATGTTGCAGTGAGTGCGAATCGTGTTCGCTTTGTGAAGGAGCTGGTGAATTGGTTGCAACCTGGTGACTTGGCATTGCAAGATCAAAAAGGGAGAACGGCGTTCTGCTTAGCTGCAATAGCTGGGAATGTGCGAATCGCCGAGATATTGAGGAGACAAAATGATTCGTTGCCTGGAATCAGGGATAGAGAAGGAGGAACTCCTCTTCACCTTGCTGCCTTGcgaggaagaaaggaaatggcACGGTATCTGTACCCTCAAACCAAAGGTATACTGCAAGAAGATGAATGGATTCCCCTCTTCCTCACTTGTGTAAACTCGCAGATCTCTG ACGTAGCCTTGGAAATGTTAAATGAAAAGGAAACACTACTAGCTACTGCTAGGAGCGGTGGTGGTAACAATGAGACGGCTTTACATGCCTTGGCCCGTAGGTCTTCACTTTGTTGCTGCCAAAATCTAGAGTCTCGGAAGCACCTCCTGCATTTAT GTAAGAAGGATACCTGGTCAATCAAACTTGTAGAACGCATCATGGGAATACTTATTAGCCTTGATGGTAGAGTGATGACGAATACCATGTCCACACCTCCGGTAACACTAATTGCCGCGGAGGTAGGAAATCTTGAGTTTCTATCTGTGATTATGAGCATAGACCCCGAATTGGTATGGGACTCTGAAGACACGAGCCAACGCATAATCCGCGCAGCTGTTTTGCATCGTCATGCTAGTGTCTTCAATTTATTAATACATCGTGCGGGCCCAATCATAGATTCCATAGTAACTTCCATTGATGCCGAAGGAAACAATCTATTGCATTGTGCTGCAAAATTAGCACCACCAGACAAACTTAAATTGGTCTCTGGAGAAACGCTTCAAATGATGCTTGAGTCGACATGGTATAAG GTGGTGAAGAAGTTGATGCCGCCATCATCAGTGGAAATGAGAAACTATGCAGGTCTTACTCCACGCCAACTGTTTACCATGGAGCATGAACCATTGCTCAAGAAAGGAGTATCATGGATGAACAAAACCGCAAAGGCTTGCATTATTGTTTCGACCCTAATTTTCTCTGCTTGCTACAGCTGGTTAACTGGTAACAATAATGATGACAATAAAGGAAGTCAAAACGATTCCAAGAGACTAGCATCCCAGATATTTGCATTAGCAGATACCGTAGCACTGATGTCATCTTTAGCCTCTGTCTCCATTTTCTTCTCTACCGTCATCTCACGTTTTTCTGAAGAGGACTTTCTCAAGTCACTACCGCTCAAGTTGATATCTGGCCTAGTGGCATTATTTATCTCAATTATAAGCATGATCTTAGCATTTAGTAGTACCTTCTTCATAACAAATTACGAATATTTGAAGTGGGTTCCTAGTTCCATCTCTGGGGTTGCATTTTTAACAATACCCCTATTTGTAAGTCTTCAGTTTCCCCTATGGTTTGATATGATGTATTCAGCTTACATTTCTAGTTCTCTCTCTTGA
- the LOC112796547 gene encoding uncharacterized protein isoform X3, translating into MSVQGTTASQQPQGAESAHIVRPDLPYLMSSQERRRYRIQCIHLQNAAENGHWKKAKKILEQDRTLLTYGITKRWETILHVAVSANRVRFVKELVNWLQPGDLALQDQKGRTAFCLAAIAGNVRIAEILRRQNDSLPGIRDREGGTPLHLAALRGRKEMARYLYPQTKGILQEDEWIPLFLTCVNSQISDVALEMLNEKETLLATARSGGGNNETALHALARRSSLCCCQNLESRKHLLHLCKKDTWSIKLVERIMGILISLDGRVMTNTMSTPPVTLIAAEVGNLEFLSVIMSIDPELVWDSEDTSQRIIRAAVLHRHASVFNLLIHRAGPIIDSIVTSIDAEGNNLLHCAAKLAPPDKLKLVSGETLQMMLESTWYKVVKKLMPPSSVEMRNYAGLTPRQLFTMEHEPLLKKGVSWMNKTAKACIIVSTLIFSACYSWLTGNNNDDNKGSQNDSKRLASQIFALADTVALMSSLASVSIFFSTVISRFSEEDFLKSLPLKLISGLVALFISIISMILAFSSTFFITNYEYLKWVPSSISGVAFLTIPLFVSLQFPLWFDMMYSAYISSSLS; encoded by the exons ATGTCTGTACAAGGCACAACTGCTTCCCAACAGCCTCAAGGTGCTGAATCAGCTCATATTGTGAGGCCAGATCTTCCGTATCTTATGTCTTCAC AAGAAAGACGTAGATACCGCATCCAGTGTATTCACCTTCAAAATGCAGCAGAAAACGGTCACTGGAAAAAAGCTAAGAAAATCTTAGAACAGGATCGGACGCTGCTGACCTATGGCATAACAAAAAGGTGGGAAACAATCCTTCATGTTGCAGTGAGTGCGAATCGTGTTCGCTTTGTGAAGGAGCTGGTGAATTGGTTGCAACCTGGTGACTTGGCATTGCAAGATCAAAAAGGGAGAACGGCGTTCTGCTTAGCTGCAATAGCTGGGAATGTGCGAATCGCCGAGATATTGAGGAGACAAAATGATTCGTTGCCTGGAATCAGGGATAGAGAAGGAGGAACTCCTCTTCACCTTGCTGCCTTGcgaggaagaaaggaaatggcACGGTATCTGTACCCTCAAACCAAAGGTATACTGCAAGAAGATGAATGGATTCCCCTCTTCCTCACTTGTGTAAACTCGCAGATCTCTG ACGTAGCCTTGGAAATGTTAAATGAAAAGGAAACACTACTAGCTACTGCTAGGAGCGGTGGTGGTAACAATGAGACGGCTTTACATGCCTTGGCCCGTAGGTCTTCACTTTGTTGCTGCCAAAATCTAGAGTCTCGGAAGCACCTCCTGCATTTAT GTAAGAAGGATACCTGGTCAATCAAACTTGTAGAACGCATCATGGGAATACTTATTAGCCTTGATGGTAGAGTGATGACGAATACCATGTCCACACCTCCGGTAACACTAATTGCCGCGGAGGTAGGAAATCTTGAGTTTCTATCTGTGATTATGAGCATAGACCCCGAATTGGTATGGGACTCTGAAGACACGAGCCAACGCATAATCCGCGCAGCTGTTTTGCATCGTCATGCTAGTGTCTTCAATTTATTAATACATCGTGCGGGCCCAATCATAGATTCCATAGTAACTTCCATTGATGCCGAAGGAAACAATCTATTGCATTGTGCTGCAAAATTAGCACCACCAGACAAACTTAAATTGGTCTCTGGAGAAACGCTTCAAATGATGCTTGAGTCGACATGGTATAAG GTGGTGAAGAAGTTGATGCCGCCATCATCAGTGGAAATGAGAAACTATGCAGGTCTTACTCCACGCCAACTGTTTACCATGGAGCATGAACCATTGCTCAAGAAAGGAGTATCATGGATGAACAAAACCGCAAAGGCTTGCATTATTGTTTCGACCCTAATTTTCTCTGCTTGCTACAGCTGGTTAACTGGTAACAATAATGATGACAATAAAGGAAGTCAAAACGATTCCAAGAGACTAGCATCCCAGATATTTGCATTAGCAGATACCGTAGCACTGATGTCATCTTTAGCCTCTGTCTCCATTTTCTTCTCTACCGTCATCTCACGTTTTTCTGAAGAGGACTTTCTCAAGTCACTACCGCTCAAGTTGATATCTGGCCTAGTGGCATTATTTATCTCAATTATAAGCATGATCTTAGCATTTAGTAGTACCTTCTTCATAACAAATTACGAATATTTGAAGTGGGTTCCTAGTTCCATCTCTGGGGTTGCATTTTTAACAATACCCCTATTTGTAAGTCTTCAGTTTCCCCTATGGTTTGATATGATGTATTCAGCTTACATTTCTAGTTCTCTCTCTTGA
- the LOC112796547 gene encoding uncharacterized protein isoform X4 yields the protein MSVQGTTASQQPQGAESAHIVRPDLPYLMSSQRRRYRIQCIHLQNAAENGHWKKAKKILEQDRTLLTYGITKRWETILHVAVSANRVRFVKELVNWLQPGDLALQDQKGRTAFCLAAIAGNVRIAEILRRQNDSLPGIRDREGGTPLHLAALRGRKEMARYLYPQTKGILQEDEWIPLFLTCVNSQISDVALEMLNEKETLLATARSGGGNNETALHALARRSSLCCCQNLESRKHLLHLCKKDTWSIKLVERIMGILISLDGRVMTNTMSTPPVTLIAAEVGNLEFLSVIMSIDPELVWDSEDTSQRIIRAAVLHRHASVFNLLIHRAGPIIDSIVTSIDAEGNNLLHCAAKLAPPDKLKLVSGETLQMMLESTWYKVVKKLMPPSSVEMRNYAGLTPRQLFTMEHEPLLKKGVSWMNKTAKACIIVSTLIFSACYSWLTGNNNDDNKGSQNDSKRLASQIFALADTVALMSSLASVSIFFSTVISRFSEEDFLKSLPLKLISGLVALFISIISMILAFSSTFFITNYEYLKWVPSSISGVAFLTIPLFVSLQFPLWFDMMYSAYISSSLS from the exons ATGTCTGTACAAGGCACAACTGCTTCCCAACAGCCTCAAGGTGCTGAATCAGCTCATATTGTGAGGCCAGATCTTCCGTATCTTATGTCTTCAC AAAGACGTAGATACCGCATCCAGTGTATTCACCTTCAAAATGCAGCAGAAAACGGTCACTGGAAAAAAGCTAAGAAAATCTTAGAACAGGATCGGACGCTGCTGACCTATGGCATAACAAAAAGGTGGGAAACAATCCTTCATGTTGCAGTGAGTGCGAATCGTGTTCGCTTTGTGAAGGAGCTGGTGAATTGGTTGCAACCTGGTGACTTGGCATTGCAAGATCAAAAAGGGAGAACGGCGTTCTGCTTAGCTGCAATAGCTGGGAATGTGCGAATCGCCGAGATATTGAGGAGACAAAATGATTCGTTGCCTGGAATCAGGGATAGAGAAGGAGGAACTCCTCTTCACCTTGCTGCCTTGcgaggaagaaaggaaatggcACGGTATCTGTACCCTCAAACCAAAGGTATACTGCAAGAAGATGAATGGATTCCCCTCTTCCTCACTTGTGTAAACTCGCAGATCTCTG ACGTAGCCTTGGAAATGTTAAATGAAAAGGAAACACTACTAGCTACTGCTAGGAGCGGTGGTGGTAACAATGAGACGGCTTTACATGCCTTGGCCCGTAGGTCTTCACTTTGTTGCTGCCAAAATCTAGAGTCTCGGAAGCACCTCCTGCATTTAT GTAAGAAGGATACCTGGTCAATCAAACTTGTAGAACGCATCATGGGAATACTTATTAGCCTTGATGGTAGAGTGATGACGAATACCATGTCCACACCTCCGGTAACACTAATTGCCGCGGAGGTAGGAAATCTTGAGTTTCTATCTGTGATTATGAGCATAGACCCCGAATTGGTATGGGACTCTGAAGACACGAGCCAACGCATAATCCGCGCAGCTGTTTTGCATCGTCATGCTAGTGTCTTCAATTTATTAATACATCGTGCGGGCCCAATCATAGATTCCATAGTAACTTCCATTGATGCCGAAGGAAACAATCTATTGCATTGTGCTGCAAAATTAGCACCACCAGACAAACTTAAATTGGTCTCTGGAGAAACGCTTCAAATGATGCTTGAGTCGACATGGTATAAG GTGGTGAAGAAGTTGATGCCGCCATCATCAGTGGAAATGAGAAACTATGCAGGTCTTACTCCACGCCAACTGTTTACCATGGAGCATGAACCATTGCTCAAGAAAGGAGTATCATGGATGAACAAAACCGCAAAGGCTTGCATTATTGTTTCGACCCTAATTTTCTCTGCTTGCTACAGCTGGTTAACTGGTAACAATAATGATGACAATAAAGGAAGTCAAAACGATTCCAAGAGACTAGCATCCCAGATATTTGCATTAGCAGATACCGTAGCACTGATGTCATCTTTAGCCTCTGTCTCCATTTTCTTCTCTACCGTCATCTCACGTTTTTCTGAAGAGGACTTTCTCAAGTCACTACCGCTCAAGTTGATATCTGGCCTAGTGGCATTATTTATCTCAATTATAAGCATGATCTTAGCATTTAGTAGTACCTTCTTCATAACAAATTACGAATATTTGAAGTGGGTTCCTAGTTCCATCTCTGGGGTTGCATTTTTAACAATACCCCTATTTGTAAGTCTTCAGTTTCCCCTATGGTTTGATATGATGTATTCAGCTTACATTTCTAGTTCTCTCTCTTGA
- the LOC112796549 gene encoding mediator of RNA polymerase II transcription subunit 18, producing the protein MECVVQGIIETQHVEALEILLQGLCGVQRERLRIHEICLKSGPNLGPVASEVRLLCDLEQAEPSWTVRHIGGAMRGAGAEQISVLVRTMVESKASKNVLRMFYLLGYKLDHELLRVGFSFHFNRGAQITVTVSSINKMLKVHATDEAVPVTPGIQLVEVTAPATGETYAEVASAVSSFCEYLAPLLHLSKPGISTGVVPTAAAAAASLMSDGGGTTL; encoded by the exons ATGGAATGCGTGGTTCAGGGTATTATAGAGACACAG CATGTTGAGGCCCTTGAGATTCTTCTTCAAGGGCTATGTGGCGTCCAAAGAGAGCGATTAAGGATTCATGAAATTTGCCTCAAGAGTGGTCCAAATCTTG GCCCTGTAGCATCTGAGGTTCGACTTTTATGTGATCTTGAGCAGGCTGAACCATCATG GACTGTAAGACATATTGGGGGTGCAATGAGGGGTGCCGGTGCCGAACAAATTTCAGTTCTGGTTAGGACAATGGTTGAAAGCAAAGCAAGCAAGAATGTGCTTCGTATGTTTTATTTACTTGGGTACAAGTTAGACCATGAACTGCTTAGAGTGggattttctttccattttaacAGAGGTGCACAAATCACTGTAACGGTGTCATCAATCAATAAAATGCTAAAGGTGCATGCAACGGACGAGGCTGTACCGGTAACGCCTGGTATACAGTTGGTTGAAGTAACTGCACCTGCAACTGGTGAAACCTATGCTGAAGTTGCTTCTGCAGTTTCATCCTTTTGTGAATATCTTGCACC GCTTTTGCATCTGTCAAAACCAGGCATTTCAACTGGAGTTGTTCCTACAGCTGCTGCAGCTGCAGCATCCCTTATGTCTGACGGTGGTGGTACAACTTTGTAG